The nucleotide window AAACAAATTTAAAAAATATGACAAGCCTGGTCCACGCTACACAAGTTACCCGACGGCTCCCCAGTTCAACGAAAAATTTACGCACGAAGATTATCTTGATGAAATCATAAAGACTAATTATGGAAATAATCTCCCCGACCTTTCGCTTTATTTCCATCTTCCTTATTGCGACACTTTGTGTTATTTCTGCGGCTGCAATATGCTTATCACACGCAACCGCGACAGGATCAAAGAATACATAAAATATCTTAAAAAAGAAATTGATCTGATTCGTACTTATTTACTGCCTGACAGAAAAGTTATTCAGCATCATTGGGGCGGGGGAACTCCGACACATCTAAACCCCGATGAAATAAATGAACTTGCTTCGTACATTGCTTCCTCTTTCAACTTCAACGGGAATGCTGAAGTTAGTTGTGAAATTGACCCGCGTGAACTTAGCCGCACTCATCTCGAAGCATTGCGCAGTAACGGCTTTAACAGAATAAGCATGGGGGTGCAGGATTTTAATGATAAAGTTCAGAAAGCAGTAAATAGAATTCAACCCGAAGAAATTACACGCCGGACTGTACAGTGGGTTCGCGAGCTTGGTTTTCAAAGTATTAATCTTGATTTGATTTACGGTCTGCCTTTTCAAACGGTTGAATCATTTGCTGAGACTGTTGATAAAATAATTGATGTTTCACCGGACAGAATTGCTGTGTTTAATTATGCACACGTGCCCTGGATGAAAAAACACATGGCGCTGATTCACCCCGAAGATATTCCTGCTGCAGAAGTGAAACTGGAAATACTAAAAATGACAATTGAAAAACTTTCTTCTGCCGGATATGAATTTATTGGTATGGATCATTTTGCAAAGCCAGATGATGAACTTGCAATTGCTTTTCGTGAAAAAAAACTTTACAGAAATTTTCAGGGATACAGCACCAATGCGGGTGCCGATCTTTATGCTATGGGAATAACTTCGATCTCACAGTTAAAAAATATTTACGCTCAAAATTTTAAGACTGAAAAAGAGTATTATTTATGTCTCGATAATGAAAGGATCCCCACTACAAAAGGTTATAAATTAACCGACGATGATCATTTGCGCAGAGAAGTGATAATGAAATTAATGTGTGACTTCGAATTGAACTATCAACCTATCGAAGAAAAATTCAAAATAGATTTTAAAAAATATTTTGCTGCCGGTTTAAATAATCTTAAAGAAATGGAAGAAGACGAACTGATTGAGATTTCCGATAGCGGAATGAAAGTTAAAAATATGGGACGAATGTTGATTCGAAATATCGCGATCAATTTTGACGGCTACATAGAGCGTAAGGAAGACACTGCAAAGTATTCTCGCACTGTTTAATATTTTTTAGAACAATAAGACATAACAAAAAATAATATTGCAATATTGAAGTAGAGCATTGATATTTTTTATAGTTTAACAAGTATAAATTCATGACTTTTGAAATTTAACCCCGGAGAAAAAATGAAGCACATCTTTGCAATGAAAAGTTTCGGCATTATAAATCATTTTGTTTATTTATTCTTACTCGTTTTTCTTATTTCACCAGATTTGATTTTCCCTCAAACACAAATTAAAAAATTGGATAAACCACCGGATCCATCTGCTCATAAAGAAATAAAAAGTGATGGTTACGTTCCGATTTCAAGGGAAGATCAATTAAGGTCTCCTGCATATAAATATTTATTGAATAGTATTACTACCTCACAAGTAAATGTTGATGAAAGCGGATTAAACATTGTGGGGGATGCTGCTAATGAACCTTCAATTGCTGTGGATCGAAATGACCCGAATAAAATTGCAATAGGATGGCGGCAATTTAATTCTATCAATAACAGCTTTCGACAGGCAGGATATGGATATACTGCGGATGGTGGACAAACATGGACATTTCCCGGTGTGATCGAACCCGGCGTTTTCAGATCGGATCCTGTGCTGCGCAGCGATGCCGATGGTAATTTCTATTACAATAGTTTAACTAACGAGCCCACTTTTATGTGTCAGGTATTTAAATCAACCGATGGAGGAGCCACATGGGATGGGGGAATTTTCGCTGAGGGTGGGGATAAACAATGGATGACTATTGATAAAACTAATGGACCCGGACTTGGAAATTTTTATGCGTTTTGGACTCAAAGTTTTAGCGTTTGTTACCCGGGATTTTTTACCCGTTCAACTGATAATGGCGGAAGTTTTGAAAGCTGTACTGAAATCCCGAACTATCCCTACTGGGGTACTCTTACAGTTGGTCCCGAAGGAGAGCTTTATGTTGGTGGATCAACCGGTTCTGATTTTCTTGTCGCGAAATCAAATAATGCACAGAACTCAGGTGAAACGATTATTTGGGATTTAAGTACGCCTGTTAATCTGGATGGCTTCATCTCTTTTGGCGGTGGACCTAATCCCGGAGGTTTGCTTGGACAAACAATTATAACAGTGGATACATCAAATGGTACTTATCACGGCAACGTTTACTTATTATGTTCTGTTCAAAGAAATTCTACCTCTGACCCGCTGGATGTTATGTTTGCAAAAAGCACAGATGGAGGGGTTACTTGGAGTACTCCCATGAAAGTTAATGATGATCCCGGTACATCGGCATATCAGTGGTTTGGAACCATGTCGGTTGCACCTAATGGTCGTATTGATGTAATTTGGCTTGATACACGAGATAATCCCGGGACTTATTTATCCGCCTTATATTATTCAAATTCTAAGGATGGTGGAGAAACATGGTCATCGAATGAACGGCTTTCTGATTTTTTTGATCCTCATGTGGGCTGGCCCCAGCAGAATAAGATGGGTGATTATTTCGATATGGTTTCCGAAAACACGGGAGCACATCTGTCGTGGGCTGCTACATTCAATGGAGAGCAGGATGTTTATTATAGTTTTATTACCGATACAACTATTGTTCCAGTGGAACTTCTTTCATTCACTGCCTCTGCTGCAGCCAATGTTGTTACTCTCGAATGGTCAACTGCAACTGAATTAAATAATCACGGTTTTGAAATTGAGAGAAGCTCCGATAAAACAAATTGGAGAATAATGGGTTTTAGAGAAGGGAAAGGATCAACTTCAGAACCGCAGGAGTATTCTTATTCAGATATATTATCGGAGATAACCCCCTCCAAACTTTATTACCGATTAAAGCAAATAGATTTCAATGGCGATTTTGAATACTCAAATATTATAGAAATTGAAATTGCACCTTCAGCATTTTCGCTTGCTCAAAACTATCCCAATCCGTTTAATCCAAGCACAAATATTAGTTATCAATTACCCGCATACGGTTTTGTATCATTAAAAGTTTATGATGTATTGGGGAATGAAGTTGCAACACTTGTTAATGAAGAACAAAAAGCCGGTGTTTATTCAATTAACTTCAACGCACAGCTGTTAAGCAGCGGAGTTTATTATTATCAATTAAAAAGTGGAAATAATATTCAGACAAAGAAGATGATTCTTACAAAATAGTAAAAATCAGTAGTGGAATCGCAGTTCGCTGCGATTCCACTGTTGAACGAGGCTCCTATATTATTTACCCCCGACCGTTTATCAAAACTTTTTTGCTCCATTTGAAATATCTAACTAAGTTTTTAATAAAGATTATTTTAATTTGAACTATAACAACACCCAAAATAAAAATCAGACGTTTCATCACACACTTCGCGATGACATCAAAAAAATAAATCTTAAAAAAGATATTCAAAAAGAATACCGAAGCTTGAATGATTTTTATCTTGACCCGGATAAAAAAGTTCGGCTCGAATCGATGACCCCAATTCAAAGAGGGGTGCATAAGTTCGGCTGGTTGATAAAAAGTATGTTTCTTCATTTAACACCACTTAGACGGATTCTAGTTCTTCTTGGTGTGATTTTTTTATTCACTGGTAGAAGTATTTCCATAAATAATGAGTCGTTTTCTACTAATGAAGGATTATTTGGTGGATTGTTAATTTTATTCGTATTGTTTCTTGAGTTAAAAGATAAACTGCTTGCCAGACACGAACTTGAAGCCGGTAGAAAGGTTCAGCAGGCTTTAATGCCGGAACAAAATCCCGAAATTGCCGGGTGGAATATCTGGTTGTTTACTCGTCCTGCAAATGAGGTCGGTGGAGATCTTGTTGATTATTTACGGCTGGATGAAAACAAGACTGTTTTAACTATTGCCGATGTTGCGGGCAAGGGACTTCAGGCTGCACTGATGACTTCAAAACTGCAGGCAACAATTCGTGCACTTGCAACAGAAATTAAGTCTCTTTCAGATTTTGGTAAAAATATTAATAAAATTTTTCATCGCGATAGCCTGCCGAATTTATTTGCATCAATGCTTTTTATTCAGATTGATTCCGATTCGGGCAAAGTAAATTTTATAAATGCCGGTCACTTCCCTCCGCTTATCGTTAACGACAAAGAGATTAAAGAACTTTCCAAAGGCGATATTGCTCTTGGACTTATTTCAAATGCTGAATATAATAAGCGAACTATTTTACTCCAGCAAAATGAAATTTTTATTGCATATTCAGCTGGTGTAGTTGAGGCAAGAGATCAGTATGGCGAATTCTTCGGAATGGATAGATTTCAAGAGCTAGTACAAAAATCATCTAATAATTCGCCGGAGCAGATTGGCAAATATATCATTTCGCATCTGGAACTATTTATTGGTGATAATACTGCTGCCGATGATATATCTTTAATTATTATGAAAAGAGATACTTAGCATAGAGTTTAAACAGAAAATGTTTTCTTCATAATGTTCCCGTATCTCTGACTAATCGGAAATGGAGTGGATATGTTTTTAAGATAAACATTGTAGCTTCTAAATCCAGCCTTCTCTATCTTATCTAAAAAAAGCATGTTAACAATTGTAGCCCTATGAATTCTCAAAAAATCTTTTGCGGGCAAAGTTTCAACCCAATTTCTAATAGATTTTCTAACAATAATTTTGCAGCCATCTTCTGTAGTTACTTTAGAATATTCTTTAAATGCAGAGATACATACTATTCTCGAAAATTCTACGAGCTTTAGTTTTGTGCCGATTTTAATAAGTATGTGATCAATCTTTTTTGCATGATTTGAAAAAGCATTTTCTGTAGAAATAATCTTATCAGTTAAATTTGCCTTTATAACTTCAATCTTTCTAAGCCGTTTTTTTATTGATCTTAAAAGAGACTCGTGCCTGAGTGGTCTTACCAGTACATCATCTGCACCCATTTCCATTGCTGCTCTAATGTGCGCACTATTAGAGGTAGATGTAATTATCAGAAGCGGAATGCATTCCGTTGCTAAGTTATCATTTAACTTTTTAATAACGGCAAGTTCTTTTTCATAATCATTAATATCGCATACCATAACGTCGGGGGAATATCTCTCAGCTATTTTTAAACCATCAGATTCACCAAACGTTATATATGTGCTGTACCCAGAAGATTCCAACACATTTTGAAATTCGAAATTCTGTCCCTGGCTACTATGTATTATTAATATTTTTTTCAAATCGTAGTATATCAAATGCAACAAGATTAAAGTAATTGACTCCAAATTAGTTTTAACCTTTTAAGCAAACAATAAAATAATGTTTAATTGTAATGACCCAATCCGCACGCTTACAGCATATTTGTTGCGCTTGTTGATTTTTCAATTTAATGTAAAAAACATATTAACTAAAATTGTACAGGTAATTTTAATTTTTATGAAATACCAAAATCAAAAATTCAACCGTTTCTATTCTTCACATCTCAAAATCCACTATTTAAAAGGAAAATATTTATGATATTTAATTTTAAACAATTATTAATGGTAATTATTATCTGCGCTGCGGGCATCTCATTTGCGCAGGATCTTAGTTTAAGTGCCGGTGCTGATATTGTTAGCAGATACATTTGGCGTGGACTTAATGTAAATGATGCAGTTAATATTCAACCGGCATTAACATTATCAGTTTCAGGTTTTAGTGTTGGATTCTGGGGCTCATATAGCTTTTCTAATAATTCGGGTGATAATACTTTTGGACAGGAAGTTGATACCTGGATTGGGTACAATTATTCTTTTGAAAATGGAATGGGTATTGGTGCACTTTTAACAGACTATTATTATCCTAACACTGGAATCAAGTGGGGAAACTTTAATAACTACGATGACGTTAATGGTGCAGGCGCACATACGATTGAAACAGGACTTCTTTTAAGGGGCCCCAATTCTTTTCCAATTTCTCTGTCCGGTTTTATCAATGTTTATAATGATGCAGGCAACAACACATATTTTCAAATTGATTATCCAACATCAGTAGCAGAAGTTCCTCTTAACTTTTTTGTTGGCGCATCAGGCGGCAGTGAAGAAAATCCAGGTTACTATGGAACACAATCCTTTAACGTTATAAACGTTGGTGTTAAAGCGACAAAATATGTTAAGATTACAGAAGATTATTCTTTACCTGTTTCTCTAACATTTTTAATAAATCCAAGAACAGAAATTTCTTATCTCGTTTTTGGTTTAACGTTTTAATGGTTCAAATTATTTATCATTTATTGAAAGGACCTTTTTATGTTCGATACTGGTAGTACTGGTTTTATGCTTATTGCAACCAGCCTTGTTATGCTCATGACTCCGGGTCTTGCTTTTTTTTATGGTGGACTTGTTGGCAGAAAAAATGTTTTAGCTATAATGATACAAAGTTTTGTTTCACTTGGATGGACAACTGTACTTTGGTTTACTTTTGGTTATTCACTTTGTTTTAGCGGGGGCGAAGGAGGAATAATTGGTAATCTTAATATGGCATTTCTTGCAGGGACAGATCTCAATTCTATTTTTACTGGTAACAATCAAATACCTCTTTACGTTTTTTGTTTATACCAGATGATGTTTGCAATTATAACTCCAGCCCTAATAACCGGGGCATTTGCAAATAGAGTACGATTTCCTGCTTATATGTTTTTTCTAACTTTCTGGTTGGTGTTTGTTTACTTCCCGCTCGTTCACATGGTTTGGGGTGGTGGTTTATTAGCACAGTGGGGTGTGCTTGATTTTGCTGGTGGAATTGTTGTTCACGCAAGCGCAGGTATGGCTGCACTCGCCTCGGTATTTTATGTGGGCAAAAGAAACACTGCCGAAAGAGGTCCTCACAGTATTCCTCTTGTTGCACTAGGCACAGGATTACTTTGGTTTGGATGGTATGGATTTAATGCCGGAAGTGAACTTCAGGTTGATGCTATAACAGGACTTGCATTTTTAAATACTGATGTTGCTGCTTCATTCGCCGCTATCACCTGGTTAATTTTGGCATGGACGCTGGAGAAAAAACCAAAGTTTGTTGGTTTGATGACTGGTGCTGTTGCAGGGTTAGCCACAATTACTCCTGCTGCTGGATTTATTACAGTGCAATACGCCGCACTTATCGGAATTATTGCCGGAGTTGTTTGCTATTTTGCCGTATCACTAAAAAACAAAATGCAGTGGGATGATGCTCTTGATGTTTGGGGTGTGCATGGCGTTGGTGGATCAATTGGTGTTATTATGCTTGGACTATTCGCTACCAACAATGTAAATCCTATGGTTACAACCAATGGATTATTTATGGGTGGTGGATTCAGCTTCTTCTGGAAACAAGTTATAACAGTGACAGGGGTTTGCGTATATGCTTTCGTTTTTTCTTATGTAATGCTCTGGTTAATAAATTTTGTTACTCCGGTTAAAGTTACCAAACAAGAAGAAGAAGCCGGATTAGATAGTTCGCTTCATGGTGAAATGGCTTACGAACAGGATTAAATCCATTCCATAATTCTCATCCTCCGGTGATTAATAGTAATTACCGGAGGTTTGTTTATCATCATCCTTCCTTTCCTTATTTTTACACATTACAAAATCAAAAGAAAGATTAAATGAGCGCAGAAGTAAACAAAATTATTTACTCTATGGTTGGGGTAAGCAAATTCTATAATGCCGAAGGCACGGCAAGCCGCAACAAACCTATCCTAAAGGATATTTACCTCTCGTACTTCTACGGTGCAAAGATTGGTGTTATTGGTTTAAATGGATCGGGTAAATCATCACTGCTAAAAATTCTTGCCGGAGTTGATAATAATTTTAATGGTGAAACTGTTTTATCTCCCGGTTACACGATTGGTTATCTTGCACAAGAACCACAACTTGATGATACAAAAACTGTAAGGGAAATTGTACAGGAGGGTGTTCAAGCACTCGTTGACTTATTAAAAGAGTACGATGCAATAAATGCAAAGTTTGCAGAACCGATGGATGATGATGAAATGACAAAGCTGCTTGAACGACAAGGTGAAGTGCAGGAAAAGCTTGAAGCAATGGGCGGCTGGGATTTGGATGCACGACTTGAAATGGCAATGGATGCTTTGCGCTGTCCACCATCGGATACTTTGTGCAAAGTTCTTTCGGGAGGTGAAAGAAGACGTGTTGCACTTTGCAGATTGCTTCTTCAAAAACCGGATATTCTTTTACTCGATGAACCAACAAACCATCTTGATGCTGAAACCGTTGCGTGGTTAGAGCATCATCTGCAAAAGTATGAAGGAACAGTAATAGCGGTTACACACGATAGATATTTTCTTGATAACGTTGCTGGCTGGATACTTGAACTTGATCGCGGTGAAGGAATTCCGTGGAAAGGAAATTATTCTTCGTGGCTTGAGCAGAAACAGGAAAGACTGCGTGTTGAAGAAAAACGTGAAAGCGACAGACAGAAAACTTTACAGCGCGAACTTGAATGGATAAGAATGAGTCCGAAAGCTCGTCACGCAAAATCTCAGGCAAGAATTACTTCTTATGAAAATCTTCTTAAGGAAGAAAAAGAAAAGGGACAAAAAGATCTTGAGCTTTACATTCCAGTTGCAGAGCGACTTGGCGATATCGTAATCGAAACAGAAAAACTTAACAAAGCTTATGGCGATAATATTTTAATTGATAATTTAACTTTCTCAGTTCCTCCCGGAGCTGTTGTTGGAATTATCGGAGCGAACGGCGCTGGTAAAACAACTTTGTTCAGGATGATTACCGGACAGGAAAAACCAGATAGCGGAAATATTAAAGTTGGTGCTACAGTTAAGCTCTCTTATGTAGATCAATCGAGAGATGCATTGAATCCGGAAAAAAGTATTTGGGAATTAATCTCCAACGGAGAAGATACAATTATGCTTGGCAACAGGCAGGTAAACTCACGTGCTTATGTTGCACAGTTTAATTTTTCAGGTGCAGATCAACAGAAAAAAGTTAGTATGCTTTCCGGTGGAGAAAGAAATCGTGTGCATCTTGCAATGATGTTAAAACAAGGCGCAAATGTTATTCTGCTTGATGAACCAACAAACGATCTTGATGTAAATACTTTGCGTGCACTTGAAGAAGGAATAGAAAAATTTGCCGGATGTGTTTTGGTGATAAGTCACGATAGATGGTTTTTAGATAGAATAGCAACACACATATTAGCATTTGAAGATGAAAGCAAAGTCGTTTGGTTTGATGGGAACTATTCCGAGTACGAAGAAAAACGTAAAGAGCGATTAGGCATCACAGCAGATCAGCCGCATAGAATTAAGTACAGACATTTGACGAGAAGTTAATCACAAATTAATCTTATCCCGATTTTATTAACTTAATTTCGGGGCACATTAAATATTATGAACCCTCCCGCACTTAGGACATTTGAATGAACTTTGTTTAAAGGCTGGGGGAATCTTTATTTTTAGTCCGCAGGTACAATTAACGAATTTGAAATCATTTAACTTCATTAAAACATCACCTACTTCACGCTTGGCAGATTTCATTTCTTCAAATGTTTGCTGCGTAACGAGTGGTTGAAGTATGCCAATGCTTGCAGGATCATTTAAAGCGGACGGTGGGATTAAATCTGATTTTTTCCCTTTCACCATTTCAAAAGCCTGCTGATAATTCTTAAAGTTTGCCCCCTGCTGCAGATTTCGCAAAATTCTAATGCGCTCCGAAATTGGAGGATGCGTACTTGAGAGATCGGAAAGTTTCATGCCTTTTTTCTTCAAAGGATTGACGATGTACATGGGTGCAGTAATCTTATTAGCTTTTTGAAGATCTAAATCAGAATTAGAAATTTTTTCAAGTGCAGCAGCAAATCCTTCTGGATATCTTGTCAATCTAACTGCTGAAGCATCGGCAAGATATTCTCTTTTTCGCGAGATAGCGAAATAGAGCAGCCTTGCAAGAATGGGGGCGAGTATTGCAAGCACAAGTGCAACTATCATAATAATCAATTGTGCCTGTCCGCTGCTCTTTGATGATTTTGATTTATAACGCGAACCTCCACCGAAATACAAGCCGCGTAAAAATACTTCCGAAATGATTGTGATTGCTCCAAGCATCATTCCGGCGAATGTCATCAGAAGAACATCTCGATTAATAATGTGTGACATCTCGTGAGCAACCACCCCCTGCAGTTCGTAACGGCTTAATCGTTCAAGCAAACCGGAGGTGACCGCAATAGCTGTCTTTTCAGGCTTCACGCCTGTTGCGAATGCATTCGGCGCCGGGTCATCAATGATATAAACTTTTGGCATGTACGGAAAGCTTGAAGCTATTTTCATTTCTTCAACAACATTAAAAAGCTGCGGATGAATTTCTTGACTGACTTCTTTCGCGCCGCTGACGCCGAGAAGAATTTTACTGCCGCCAAAATAACTAACTGTAGAAAGGATTGACCAAAGTATTAATGCGAAAAATATTCCAATAAATCCGCCTGCATCGGGTTCGTAAAAACTGCCGAATACATATCCGATGAGGATGAGCAGAAAACCCATCCCCACGAAAAGTGTCATTGACTTTCTTTTATTTGCCCGAATTAATTCCCACATAATCAGTATTTGTATTAGGAGAAACTTACTTTCGGGACTTCTTTTTCTTTAACATCTTCAACCTGGAAAAATTCTTCCGTTTTGAAATTGAACATACCCGCAATAATATTTGAAGGAAACATTTGGATTTTATTATTGAAAGTTAATACCTGATCATTGTATGATTGGCGTGCAAAAGAAATTTTATTTTCAGTGGAAGTTAGTTCTTCCTGAAGCGCAAGGAAATTCTGGTTAGCTTTAAGGTCGGGGTAATTTTCAACCTGCACACGGAGCTGTCCGAGCGCGCCGCTAAGCATATTTTCTGCGGAGGCTTTTTCTCCCACAGTTTGTGCATCCATCGCCTGACTTCGATACTTGGTAATGTTTTCCATTATCTGACGCTCATGCGTCATATAACCTTTTACAGTTTCGATAAGGTTGGGGATTAGATCATGTCTTCTTTTTAATTGAACATCAATTTGCGCCCAGGCATTTTTAACCTGGTTTCTTAAACCGACCAACGAGTTGTATATCGAAATAAAAAACATTGCAATCAAGAATATGACGCCGAGAAATACTATAAAGTAAATCATCTTTTTCTCCTTTTATTTTTATTAGAAATATTTTTCAATGACTAAATCCGTGATTTGAAAATTTCTTTTAATAATGTTATCATTTTATCATCCTCCTTTAGAGAAGCCGCACATAAAATTTTTTCCAGCTCACCCTTATCAAACCAAAGTCCATGATCGTTGGGGCATTTATCAATAATAATATTTGTATTTACTGCTTCAACTTTCAACATTTTTTTTCTGCAAGCCGGACATTTGTATTTTTTTTCTTTTACTTTGTTATTTACTCTGAATGAATTTAAAAGTCTATTTCGCTCATCTTCATTTTCAATTAACATTTCCAATTCACCACCATCAAGCCAAATGCCCCCGCAGTTGAAGCAACTATCTATTTCAACCTGGTTCAGTTCAAGTATTACCATCGGATCTTTACAAACAGGACAGTTCATATTTTATTCTATTTTGAAATTTTATTTCGGGTAAAATAATATTTATTAAGGAATAATCATTTAGGTAAGAACTTTTATAAAATTTTCTCAAGTTTTTCCAAAAGGTTGTTCAAAGCAAAATAGTTTGGCGCAATATTTAGTTCTCTCTGCATTACGAGTAGAGAATGAGATTAGAAATATTATTATATGCTCTCACATTTTTGTATGAAGCCTCTACTTAAAATGTACCCCCATGTACTGGACAGCATACTAAGATAATTTAATGTGTTATTGTTATTTATATAAAAATCCTTCTCAATACAATTCAATTTTAATTTATTTTACTGATATTAAAATTATTTTGGACAGCTGTGATTTCGATTAGGAAATTACAATTAGGGATATGTGAATAGATAAATAAAATGCATCCCAAAATCTCTACTTTAACCTGCGATCAAAAAAAAGACGCACCGTGATTGATGCGTCTTTTGTTTTTATTATTTACAACCAATTAACTTTTTATGCCTGCAATATCTTCAAGCATTTTTGTAGTTAAGGATTTTGGTCTTTCAATTGGATAGCCGAGTGCTCTATCCCAAATTATGTTTGCACAAACGCCGAGCGCTCTGCCAACACCAAAAAGTACTGTGTAGAAGTCGTATTCTTTAACGCCGTAATACCATTGAATAACGCCTGACTGTGCATCAACATTAGGCCACGGGTCTTTTGCTTTTCCCTGTTCGAGTAATACAGGAGGGGTTACTTTGTAAATTAAATCAACATACCTGAACAATGGATCATCTTTTAAATGCTTCAGGCAGAATTCGCGTTGAGCAATATAACGGGGATCTGTTTTTCTTAATACAGCGTGTCCGTAACCGGGAACGACCTGTCCGCTTTTCAAAGTATCCCAAACGAATTGTCTCATCTCTGCTTCGGTAGGAACTTTGCCGCCCATCTTCTGATAAACATCCTGAATCCATCTTAACACTTCCTGATTCGCAAGTCCGTGAAGCGGTCCTGCTAATCCATTTATCATTGCAGAGATTGCATAATAAATATCGGACAAAGCGCTTGACACGAGATGACCAGTGTGAGCACTAACGTTTCCGCTTTCGTGGTCACTGTGCAGAATAAAATAAAGTCTTGATACATCATCGTAAGGATTTTTAATTCCCATCATGTGAGCAAAGTTTGCACCGAAATCCATTTTGGGATCTGGAGCAATGATATCGCCGTTCTTGTATTTCCATCTGTAGATAAAAGCAGCAATCTGTGGAATTTTTGCAAGCAGGTTTATTGCGTCTTCATAAGTGGGGTCCCAATAATCATTTTTCTTTAAATGACCTTCGCTATATTTCTGAGCAAACAACGAGTCTTTCTGCATTGATAAAATAGCAGTTGAGAACATAACCATCGGATGTGAATCCTTTGGCATAGCTTTGATAATATTGAAAACATAATCAGGAACATGCTGACGATCATTGAATTCTTTTTTTATTTCTTCGATGTCTTTCTGCGTCGGGATATCACCTGTTAACAGCATATAAAAGAATCCTTCGACTGAAGGCATTTCACCCCCTGCTGCTTTAGGAAGCTTTTCGAGAACTTCAGGAATTGTTAATCCGCGGAATCGTATTCCTTCATTTGGATCGAGATAGGAAACATCTGTTACAAGTGATTTAACATCTCTTGCACCGCCAATTGCCTGCCCGATGTTTACTTCACCAATTTTAACATTGCCATACTCCTTTAATAATCTTTGGGTTCTTGGACGCCAGGCTTCAATTTTTTTAAATAATTTTTCTTT belongs to Ignavibacteriales bacterium and includes:
- a CDS encoding T9SS type A sorting domain-containing protein, whose amino-acid sequence is MGFREGKGSTSEPQEYSYSDILSEITPSKLYYRLKQIDFNGDFEYSNIIEIEIAPSAFSLAQNYPNPFNPSTNISYQLPAYGFVSLKVYDVLGNEVATLVNEEQKAGVYSINFNAQLLSSGVYYYQLKSGNNIQTKKMILTK
- a CDS encoding ammonium transporter codes for the protein MFDTGSTGFMLIATSLVMLMTPGLAFFYGGLVGRKNVLAIMIQSFVSLGWTTVLWFTFGYSLCFSGGEGGIIGNLNMAFLAGTDLNSIFTGNNQIPLYVFCLYQMMFAIITPALITGAFANRVRFPAYMFFLTFWLVFVYFPLVHMVWGGGLLAQWGVLDFAGGIVVHASAGMAALASVFYVGKRNTAERGPHSIPLVALGTGLLWFGWYGFNAGSELQVDAITGLAFLNTDVAASFAAITWLILAWTLEKKPKFVGLMTGAVAGLATITPAAGFITVQYAALIGIIAGVVCYFAVSLKNKMQWDDALDVWGVHGVGGSIGVIMLGLFATNNVNPMVTTNGLFMGGGFSFFWKQVITVTGVCVYAFVFSYVMLWLINFVTPVKVTKQEEEAGLDSSLHGEMAYEQD
- a CDS encoding LytTR family transcriptional regulator DNA-binding domain-containing protein — translated: MKKILIIHSSQGQNFEFQNVLESSGYSTYITFGESDGLKIAERYSPDVMVCDINDYEKELAVIKKLNDNLATECIPLLIITSTSNSAHIRAAMEMGADDVLVRPLRHESLLRSIKKRLRKIEVIKANLTDKIISTENAFSNHAKKIDHILIKIGTKLKLVEFSRIVCISAFKEYSKVTTEDGCKIIVRKSIRNWVETLPAKDFLRIHRATIVNMLFLDKIEKAGFRSYNVYLKNISTPFPISQRYGNIMKKTFSV
- the hemN gene encoding oxygen-independent coproporphyrinogen III oxidase, whose product is MFEVDLNKFKKYDKPGPRYTSYPTAPQFNEKFTHEDYLDEIIKTNYGNNLPDLSLYFHLPYCDTLCYFCGCNMLITRNRDRIKEYIKYLKKEIDLIRTYLLPDRKVIQHHWGGGTPTHLNPDEINELASYIASSFNFNGNAEVSCEIDPRELSRTHLEALRSNGFNRISMGVQDFNDKVQKAVNRIQPEEITRRTVQWVRELGFQSINLDLIYGLPFQTVESFAETVDKIIDVSPDRIAVFNYAHVPWMKKHMALIHPEDIPAAEVKLEILKMTIEKLSSAGYEFIGMDHFAKPDDELAIAFREKKLYRNFQGYSTNAGADLYAMGITSISQLKNIYAQNFKTEKEYYLCLDNERIPTTKGYKLTDDDHLRREVIMKLMCDFELNYQPIEEKFKIDFKKYFAAGLNNLKEMEEDELIEISDSGMKVKNMGRMLIRNIAINFDGYIERKEDTAKYSRTV
- a CDS encoding PP2C family protein-serine/threonine phosphatase → MNYNNTQNKNQTFHHTLRDDIKKINLKKDIQKEYRSLNDFYLDPDKKVRLESMTPIQRGVHKFGWLIKSMFLHLTPLRRILVLLGVIFLFTGRSISINNESFSTNEGLFGGLLILFVLFLELKDKLLARHELEAGRKVQQALMPEQNPEIAGWNIWLFTRPANEVGGDLVDYLRLDENKTVLTIADVAGKGLQAALMTSKLQATIRALATEIKSLSDFGKNINKIFHRDSLPNLFASMLFIQIDSDSGKVNFINAGHFPPLIVNDKEIKELSKGDIALGLISNAEYNKRTILLQQNEIFIAYSAGVVEARDQYGEFFGMDRFQELVQKSSNNSPEQIGKYIISHLELFIGDNTAADDISLIIMKRDT